The Labrus mixtus chromosome 18, fLabMix1.1, whole genome shotgun sequence DNA segment TAATCAGATGAACCAGATCCCTGTTAAGGCGTTTGCAGGGTTGCACAAGTTGGAGAGGTTGGATATTTCAAACAACCAGCTGCAGACTCTGACACAGGGGGTCTTTGACGGCCTCGTCAGTCTCAGACAGCTCACAGTTCGGAACAACCTGTGGCTGTGCGACTGCAGCATCACATGGGTGGTGTCATGGCTGAAATCCCTGCCGTCTTCGCTGAATGTGCGCGGCTTCATGTGCCATAAACCTGAGAAGTTTCGGGGCATGGTAATCAGGGAGCTAAGCGCTGAGCTGCTCCAGTGTCCTAAGAGCACAGGGAAGACGCCCCTGTACACCTCACCAAGTGAATCTGCTTTGATCCCTTCCCTGTCTTCTTTCACAGACTCCCCCCTGGTTACTCACTATGTCTCACCCTCTTCCCCCAGGCAACCCTTAGCCACATcaccctccctccatccatccttttcAACCAGAGGGGTGGGGTTGAGGACTAAGAAACCTCATTCCCCCAGGAGTGAGAATTTACAGGTGACATTTGCGATCTTGAATGGCTCAGCGATCCATGTCAGCTGGGTGGCAGCCTTTCCCGTCACTGCCTACAAGGTGACATGGGCGAGGATGGGCCCCAGTCTGACAGGGGACACTGTCAGAGAGAGGATAGTGGGTGGGGACCACCGGGGGATCCGACTGGCTAATCTTGAGCCAAAGTCCACCTATCGGATCTGTGTTATTCCGTTGGATGCGTTCAATAACTACCGACCCAAAGATGACACAGTGTGCACGGAGGCCCTGACCACGTCGACATCTTTCAGCCCTGACACTAACAAACGACCATCAGGGCCTGAGCAGGCCACCCAGCCAGAAACCAGCTCGCCTTTCCTGCTGGCTGGTCTGATTGGGGGGGCGGTCATTGTGGTTCTGGTGGTCTTCCTCAGCATCTTCTGCTGGCACATGCACAAGAAGAGCCGCTCCAAGTCCTCCACTGAGTGGAAATACAACCGGGGTCGGAGAAAAGATGACTACTGCGAGGCAGGCACCAAGAAAGATAATTCCATCCTGGAAATGACTGAGACTAGCTTCCAGATTGTCTCG contains these protein-coding regions:
- the si:dkey-87k14.1 gene encoding leucine-rich repeat transmembrane protein FLRT2 — protein: MEIQLRLWNKDWASFIRPWIPILLGLHLQFSRASNCPEECRCDRTFVYCNERSLTSVPLGIGEGYKILFLHNNQINNAGFPLELHHVASVETVYLYGNQLDEFPINLPKNVRVLHLQENNIQTISRAALAQLLWLEELHLDDNSISTVGVEDGAFREAVSLKMLFLTKNHLSSVPIGLPDDLKELRLDENRIAVISEEAFRNVTRLQRLLLDGNLLTDEGIAPGTFQDLITLRELSLARNSLTYPPPFLPAEVLIKLNFQDNQMNQIPVKAFAGLHKLERLDISNNQLQTLTQGVFDGLVSLRQLTVRNNLWLCDCSITWVVSWLKSLPSSLNVRGFMCHKPEKFRGMVIRELSAELLQCPKSTGKTPLYTSPSESALIPSLSSFTDSPLVTHYVSPSSPRQPLATSPSLHPSFSTRGVGLRTKKPHSPRSENLQVTFAILNGSAIHVSWVAAFPVTAYKVTWARMGPSLTGDTVRERIVGGDHRGIRLANLEPKSTYRICVIPLDAFNNYRPKDDTVCTEALTTSTSFSPDTNKRPSGPEQATQPETSSPFLLAGLIGGAVIVVLVVFLSIFCWHMHKKSRSKSSTEWKYNRGRRKDDYCEAGTKKDNSILEMTETSFQIVSLNNEQLLKGDFRIQPIYTPNGGIGFRDCPLGNNSTVYCKNNVQDADYCHT